In Lachancea thermotolerans CBS 6340 chromosome H complete sequence, a single genomic region encodes these proteins:
- the YHC1 gene encoding Yhc1p (some similarities with uniprot|Q05900 Saccharomyces cerevisiae YLR298C YHC1 U1 snRNP protein required for pre-mRNA splicing), which yields MPRFCDYCHSYLTHDTPSVRKSHLLGKNHVKLAADYYCNKARQTEKPIFEKSRSAKKNRKRARSPRGQEPERRWTLHCDTNRQKRQSHRAALAQQDLAPISVLEKLYRHSPAYAKVFVSECRLDTGQSVRLERLPQRANKRPQRTAAADPQKPTRDTLYKPDYSDAGKIPSAVLLPPPPSLARWPACPPLQLASDRAATATVQHVTRKLEARR from the coding sequence ATGCCACGATTCTGTGACTATTGTCATTCGTACTTGACGCACGACACACCGAGCGTGCGAAAAAGCCATTTGCTAGGGAAGAATCATGTCAAGCTCGCGGCAGACTACTATTGCAACAAAGCACGCCAGACCGAGAAGcccatctttgaaaagtcgCGGAGCGCCAAAAAGAACCGGAAGCGGGCGCGGAGCCCGCGCGGACAAGAGCCAGAGCGGCGCTGGACGCTGCACTGCGATACCAATCGCCAAAAACGGCAGTCGCACAGGGCTGCGTTGGCACAACAGGATCTGGCGCCCATATCGgtgctcgagaagctgtACCGCCACTCGCCCGCGTACGCCAAGGTTTTTGTCTCGGAATGTCGGCTGGATACAGGCCAGTCGGTGCGTCTGGAGCGGCTTCCGCAGCGCGCGAACAAAAGACCGCAGCGGACGGCCGCGGCAGATCCCCAGAAGCCGACGCGCGACACGCTGTATAAACCAGACTACTCGGACGCTGGGAAGATCCCATCTGCTGTGCTtctgccgccgccgccttCGCTCGCGCGGTGGCCCGCGTGCCCACCGCTGCAGCTCGCCAGCGACCGCGCCGCGACCGCGACCGTCCAGCACGTGACCCGCAAGCTGGAGGCACGCCGCTAG